In Aliiroseovarius pelagivivens, a single window of DNA contains:
- a CDS encoding HAD hydrolase-like protein — protein sequence MIFWDLDGTLADPKPGITGSVIKALNDLGLPAPSADDLEWVIGPALLWSFERLGAPDPEAALDAYRRHYTGGGMYDCSVYDGIPRVLEDLAAQHKMSIATAKPHTYARKITAHFGLSQHMIHEFGPELDGTRNDKAELLAHALSVTGVDPARCVMIGDRHYDLKAARANNMAFIAVGWGYGGQDDLSDADAHVKTPDELPGVIGSLIG from the coding sequence ATGATCTTTTGGGATCTGGACGGCACGCTGGCCGATCCCAAGCCGGGCATCACTGGCAGCGTGATCAAGGCGCTGAACGATCTTGGGCTGCCCGCCCCCAGCGCAGATGATCTGGAATGGGTGATCGGCCCTGCTCTGCTCTGGAGCTTCGAAAGGCTTGGCGCCCCCGATCCGGAAGCTGCATTGGATGCTTATCGCAGGCATTACACCGGCGGCGGCATGTATGACTGCTCTGTCTATGACGGGATTCCACGCGTGCTGGAAGATCTGGCAGCGCAGCATAAGATGAGCATCGCAACCGCGAAGCCCCATACTTATGCCCGCAAGATCACCGCGCATTTCGGTCTGTCCCAACACATGATCCACGAATTCGGACCCGAGCTGGACGGCACCCGCAACGACAAGGCCGAGCTGTTGGCCCACGCCCTGTCCGTCACCGGGGTTGATCCCGCACGCTGTGTGATGATCGGGGATCGGCATTACGACCTGAAAGCGGCGCGCGCCAACAATATGGCGTTCATCGCAGTGGGCTGGGGCTATGGCGGGCAGGACGATCTGTCAGACGCGGATGCCCATGTAAAAACGCCCGACGAATTGCCGGGCGTCATCGGGTCTCTGATCGGGTAA
- a CDS encoding transporter substrate-binding domain-containing protein, with amino-acid sequence MTTVSYAQASDLEFVTVERPPFAMSDGDAPTGFSVDLMTAIATEMGQTVSFEIVDSFPDMLDRVESITADGAIANISITRDREARMDFSQPIYHGGLRIMVPRNQERDTIWSTLFSLDLALAILAAFALLLGGGMLMWFFERDKQPYFEGNARQAMFPSFWWALNLVVNGGFEERMPRSTFGRLFGTFLVISSLFVVSVFVAHITASLTVSAISGSIHSVSDLDGKRVGTTEGSTASIFLEDRGMVYSGYDSLDALLGDFEQGELDAVIFDGPILAHYAQNEGARYGEVLDSVFRPESYGIALPTGSPLREDINVALLRLIETGAYSDLSVKWFGGPR; translated from the coding sequence ATGACCACCGTGTCATATGCTCAGGCATCTGATTTGGAATTTGTAACGGTCGAGCGACCGCCATTTGCGATGTCCGATGGGGACGCGCCAACGGGCTTTTCCGTTGATCTGATGACCGCCATCGCCACCGAGATGGGGCAGACCGTCAGTTTCGAGATTGTTGACAGCTTCCCTGATATGCTGGATCGCGTCGAAAGCATCACCGCAGACGGAGCGATTGCGAACATTTCCATCACCCGCGATCGCGAAGCGCGCATGGATTTCTCGCAACCCATCTATCACGGTGGTCTGCGCATCATGGTCCCGCGCAATCAGGAACGAGACACCATCTGGTCGACGCTGTTCAGCCTTGATCTGGCCTTGGCCATTCTGGCCGCGTTTGCGCTGCTTCTGGGCGGCGGCATGTTGATGTGGTTCTTTGAACGCGACAAGCAGCCCTATTTCGAAGGCAACGCGCGTCAGGCGATGTTCCCATCTTTCTGGTGGGCGCTAAATCTTGTGGTGAATGGCGGCTTTGAAGAACGCATGCCGCGGTCGACCTTCGGGCGTCTGTTCGGCACATTTCTTGTTATCTCAAGCTTGTTTGTGGTGTCGGTTTTCGTCGCCCACATCACCGCATCCCTTACGGTCAGCGCGATCTCGGGTTCGATCCATTCGGTGTCCGATCTGGATGGCAAACGCGTTGGCACGACCGAAGGGTCAACGGCGTCGATCTTCCTGGAAGATCGCGGCATGGTCTATTCGGGATATGATTCCCTGGATGCGCTGCTTGGCGATTTCGAGCAGGGCGAGCTGGACGCCGTCATCTTCGACGGTCCAATTCTGGCCCACTATGCCCAGAATGAAGGCGCACGTTATGGCGAAGTGCTGGACAGCGTGTTCCGCCCCGAGAGCTACGGCATCGCCCTTCCCACAGGCAGCCCCCTGCGCGAAGACATCAATGTCGCACTTCTGCGCCTGATCGAAACCGGCGCCTATTCTGACTTGTCTGTGAAATGGTTCGGCGGCCCGCGGTAA
- a CDS encoding invasion associated locus B family protein yields the protein MNRLILGAIGAFGLSMAATGVMAQESSNRVAATTDWSVFVENNPTECWSVSSPKETVNTKNGRAVAVKRSDILLFVSYRPGSNVKGEVSFTGGYPFAPGSTVDMTIGSNSFQLFTDGEWAWAASPADDAKIIAAMKGGAKAVASAQSARGTKTQDTFSLLGFTAAVEEAGKRCAN from the coding sequence ATGAATCGTTTGATCTTGGGTGCAATTGGTGCCTTTGGCCTGTCGATGGCAGCGACAGGTGTCATGGCGCAAGAAAGCTCGAACCGGGTGGCCGCAACCACCGATTGGAGCGTTTTCGTCGAGAATAACCCCACTGAGTGCTGGAGCGTCTCCAGCCCGAAGGAAACCGTGAACACCAAAAACGGCCGTGCCGTCGCGGTGAAACGCAGCGATATCCTGCTGTTCGTCAGCTATCGCCCCGGTAGCAACGTGAAGGGCGAAGTGTCGTTCACAGGCGGCTATCCTTTCGCGCCAGGCTCGACCGTGGACATGACCATCGGCAGCAACAGCTTCCAGCTGTTCACCGACGGCGAATGGGCTTGGGCCGCAAGCCCGGCTGATGACGCCAAAATCATTGCCGCGATGAAAGGTGGCGCGAAAGCCGTCGCCAGCGCACAATCTGCGCGCGGCACCAAAACGCAGGACACGTTCAGCCTGCTGGGCTTCACCGCTGCCGTTGAAGAAGCCGGCAAGCGCTGCGCCAACTAA
- a CDS encoding TIGR00730 family Rossman fold protein: MKDDRNHPLRDSHQDRETAHQTPDTAQTRAPAYKLAYDDQDFMCRDELRPVRLQLELLKPELMMQEYGVESTVVLFGGARIPEPSKKDGARTKTLADLSKFYDEAREFARLLTLRSKVNGHRENVVVTGGGPGVMEAGNRGAEDAGGVSIGLNIVLPHEQAPNEYVTPDLCFNFHYFAIRKMHFLMRAEAIAIFPGGFGTLDELFESLTLIQTGRMKKVPILLFGRDFWTKIVNWEALSDAGTISAEDLDLFKFVETAQEAVDAIDNWPSREARDELPGR; the protein is encoded by the coding sequence ATGAAAGACGACCGCAACCATCCGCTTCGTGACAGCCATCAGGACCGCGAAACCGCGCATCAGACGCCGGATACAGCACAGACCCGCGCGCCAGCCTACAAGCTGGCCTATGACGATCAGGATTTCATGTGCCGCGACGAGTTGCGCCCGGTGCGTCTTCAGCTGGAACTTCTGAAGCCCGAGCTGATGATGCAGGAATATGGCGTGGAAAGCACCGTCGTCCTGTTCGGCGGCGCGCGCATTCCCGAACCGTCGAAAAAGGACGGCGCCCGCACCAAAACTCTGGCCGACCTGTCCAAATTCTATGACGAAGCACGCGAGTTCGCGCGTTTGCTAACCCTGCGCTCGAAGGTGAACGGCCATCGCGAGAATGTCGTCGTCACCGGCGGCGGCCCCGGCGTGATGGAGGCCGGCAACCGCGGCGCAGAAGACGCGGGCGGTGTGTCCATCGGTTTGAACATTGTGCTGCCGCACGAACAGGCACCCAACGAATACGTCACGCCGGACCTGTGCTTTAACTTCCACTATTTCGCCATCCGCAAAATGCACTTCTTGATGCGCGCCGAGGCGATCGCCATCTTCCCCGGCGGCTTCGGCACGCTGGACGAGCTGTTTGAAAGCCTGACCCTGATCCAGACCGGCCGTATGAAAAAGGTTCCGATCCTGCTGTTTGGCCGCGACTTCTGGACCAAGATCGTCAACTGGGAGGCCCTGTCCGATGCCGGCACCATCAGCGCCGAGGATCTGGACCTGTTCAAGTTCGTCGAAACCGCGCAGGAAGCGGTGGATGCGATTGACAACTGGCCAAGTCGCGAGGCGCGGGACGAACTGCCGGGGCGGTAA
- a CDS encoding class I SAM-dependent methyltransferase, protein MQDAPPKTRPSFSIDEDRPSDWFEPLYSGASKSGDGVPWANMDTHPSFSRWLDVHPVSGEGKTALVVGCGMGDDAIKLESLGFAVTAFDVAASAIDLCKQRFPESTVEFLQADLLEDQPGWRGAFDFVLEIFTVQALPPKYESQLIESISDFVAPEGTLLVVAEVSDEARDFVNGPPWVLTPDHVEAFVSCGQQLIETTAETTGSHVGKATYVSEFRKRATGAD, encoded by the coding sequence ATGCAAGACGCACCTCCCAAAACCCGACCGTCCTTCTCGATCGACGAAGACCGTCCTTCGGACTGGTTTGAGCCACTTTATTCTGGTGCCAGCAAAAGCGGAGATGGCGTTCCGTGGGCCAATATGGATACCCATCCGTCCTTTTCCAGATGGCTTGATGTGCATCCGGTATCTGGCGAAGGGAAGACGGCCCTGGTTGTTGGGTGTGGCATGGGTGATGATGCGATCAAGCTTGAAAGCCTTGGCTTCGCGGTCACGGCGTTCGATGTTGCCGCGTCTGCGATTGATCTTTGCAAGCAGCGATTTCCGGAGTCCACGGTTGAGTTTTTGCAAGCGGACTTGCTGGAGGATCAGCCGGGCTGGCGCGGCGCGTTCGATTTTGTGCTCGAAATCTTCACGGTTCAGGCGTTGCCGCCGAAATATGAATCTCAGCTTATCGAAAGCATTTCCGATTTTGTTGCCCCCGAAGGAACGCTGCTTGTCGTCGCCGAGGTAAGCGATGAGGCACGTGATTTTGTGAACGGCCCGCCGTGGGTGCTTACCCCAGATCACGTCGAGGCGTTTGTATCCTGTGGGCAGCAACTGATTGAAACGACCGCTGAAACAACCGGTTCGCATGTTGGCAAAGCTACGTATGTGAGTGAGTTCAGGAAAAGGGCCACTGGGGCGGACTAG
- the rlmN gene encoding 23S rRNA (adenine(2503)-C(2))-methyltransferase RlmN, which yields MDPKAPITQDVMTIPRKTDEGGKRNLVGLTRDQMRDALIDMGTPEKQAKMRTGQIWQWIYQWGKRDFADMTNLAKAYRAQLAEHFVVEIPEVVTRQVSEDGTRKYLCRIAGGHEVEVVYIPEEGRGTLCISSQVGCTLTCSFCHTGTQKLVRNLTAAEIVGQIMMARDDLDEWPVPGAPKDETRLLSNIVLMGMGEPLYNFDNVRDAMRIAMDPEGIQLSRRRITLSTSGVVPEIARTAEEIGCLLAISFHATTDEVRDVLVPINKRWNIEELLGALAAYPKVSNSERITFEYVMLNGVNDSDEDAHRLIDHIKRHNIPAKINLIPFNEWPGAPYKRSSNNRIRAFANIIYQAGYASPIRKTRGEDIMAACGQLKSATERARKSRKQIEAEAGLG from the coding sequence ATGGACCCCAAGGCCCCAATCACTCAGGATGTAATGACCATCCCACGCAAGACTGACGAAGGTGGCAAGCGCAACCTCGTGGGCTTGACGCGCGACCAAATGCGGGATGCGCTGATCGATATGGGCACGCCGGAAAAGCAGGCCAAGATGCGCACAGGGCAGATCTGGCAGTGGATCTATCAGTGGGGCAAACGTGACTTTGCCGACATGACCAATCTGGCCAAAGCCTATCGCGCGCAATTGGCCGAGCATTTCGTAGTTGAAATCCCCGAAGTCGTGACCCGTCAGGTGTCCGAGGACGGGACTCGCAAGTATCTGTGCCGCATCGCTGGCGGTCACGAGGTCGAGGTCGTGTATATCCCCGAAGAGGGGCGCGGCACGCTTTGCATTTCAAGCCAAGTGGGCTGCACGCTGACGTGTTCCTTCTGCCACACCGGCACGCAGAAACTGGTGCGCAACCTGACCGCGGCCGAGATTGTCGGCCAGATCATGATGGCCCGCGACGATCTGGACGAATGGCCCGTTCCCGGTGCGCCGAAGGATGAAACCCGCCTGCTGTCCAACATCGTACTGATGGGCATGGGCGAGCCGCTCTATAACTTCGACAATGTGCGCGACGCGATGCGGATTGCGATGGACCCGGAAGGGATCCAGCTGTCGCGCCGCCGTATCACCCTGTCGACCAGTGGCGTCGTGCCCGAGATCGCCCGCACCGCCGAGGAAATCGGCTGTCTGCTGGCCATCAGTTTCCACGCAACGACGGACGAGGTCCGCGACGTGCTGGTTCCGATCAACAAGCGCTGGAACATCGAAGAATTACTGGGTGCACTGGCGGCCTATCCCAAGGTCTCGAACAGCGAACGGATCACGTTTGAATACGTTATGCTGAACGGTGTGAACGACAGTGACGAGGACGCGCATCGTCTGATCGACCACATCAAGCGCCACAATATCCCGGCCAAGATCAACCTGATCCCATTCAATGAATGGCCCGGCGCGCCGTACAAGCGGTCGTCGAATAACCGTATCCGTGCCTTTGCGAACATCATCTATCAGGCCGGTTACGCCAGCCCGATCCGCAAAACACGCGGTGAAGATATCATGGCCGCCTGCGGTCAGCTGAAGTCGGCCACCGAACGCGCGCGTAAATCACGCAAGCAGATCGAGGCCGAGGCAGGGTTGGGCTAA
- the dapE gene encoding succinyl-diaminopimelate desuccinylase translates to MTNTQPAPMDPVDLTQRLVRCASVTPDEGGALTLLEGILTGAGFTCTRVDRGEVSNLFARWGSKNARTLGFNGHTDVVPVGDVDAWSVDPFGAEIRDGYLYGRGATDMKSGVAAWVAAAVDFTRNAPEDASLVITITGDEEGPATDGTVAILDWMEAQGEKMTDCVVGEPTCPNDMGEMMKIGRRGSMTAYFTARGVQGHAAYPHRALNPVPALARLMADLAAHELDQGTDHFDASTLAVTTIDTGNPATNVIPAESRATVNIRFNDAHSSDSLTKWLQSEAERVGKDTGVDIEMVVTVSGESFVTPPGPLSQLISDAVQAETGLVPEASTSGGTSDARFVQHHCPVVEFGLVGKTMHAVDERVEVALIPQLKSIYTRIIQDYFA, encoded by the coding sequence ATGACCAACACCCAACCTGCCCCGATGGACCCCGTGGACCTGACCCAACGACTTGTGCGCTGCGCGTCGGTTACGCCGGACGAAGGCGGTGCGCTGACGCTGCTTGAGGGCATCCTGACCGGGGCCGGGTTCACCTGTACCCGTGTGGATCGCGGCGAAGTGTCAAACCTGTTTGCCCGCTGGGGGTCCAAGAATGCTCGTACGTTGGGCTTTAACGGCCACACGGATGTGGTGCCGGTCGGTGATGTAGATGCTTGGAGCGTCGATCCCTTCGGCGCGGAAATCCGCGACGGATACCTCTATGGCCGCGGCGCGACCGACATGAAATCAGGCGTGGCCGCATGGGTCGCCGCTGCGGTGGACTTCACCCGAAATGCGCCCGAGGATGCGTCGCTTGTCATCACCATTACGGGTGACGAGGAAGGCCCGGCCACGGATGGCACCGTCGCCATTCTGGACTGGATGGAAGCGCAGGGTGAAAAGATGACCGATTGCGTCGTCGGCGAACCCACCTGCCCCAATGACATGGGCGAAATGATGAAAATCGGGCGGCGCGGATCAATGACCGCCTATTTCACCGCGCGCGGCGTGCAAGGCCACGCGGCATACCCGCATCGCGCGCTGAACCCAGTGCCTGCGCTGGCCCGCCTGATGGCTGATCTGGCAGCGCATGAACTGGATCAGGGCACCGATCACTTTGACGCCTCGACGCTGGCCGTGACCACGATCGACACCGGCAACCCGGCGACCAACGTGATCCCCGCCGAAAGCCGCGCGACGGTGAACATCCGCTTCAACGACGCCCACAGCTCGGACAGCCTGACCAAGTGGTTGCAGTCCGAGGCCGAGCGGGTTGGCAAGGATACCGGCGTGGACATCGAGATGGTCGTGACCGTCTCGGGCGAAAGCTTCGTAACGCCCCCCGGCCCGCTGTCTCAGCTTATTTCGGACGCTGTTCAGGCGGAAACGGGTCTGGTGCCAGAAGCGTCCACATCCGGCGGCACATCAGACGCGCGTTTCGTACAGCACCATTGCCCGGTGGTCGAATTCGGCCTGGTCGGGAAAACTATGCATGCGGTGGATGAACGGGTTGAAGTCGCCCTGATCCCGCAGCTCAAATCCATCTACACCCGCATCATTCAGGATTACTTCGCATGA
- the dapD gene encoding 2,3,4,5-tetrahydropyridine-2,6-dicarboxylate N-succinyltransferase, with amino-acid sequence MSNAQLEAAIEAAWEARDTITPSTGGETREAIEATLNALDSGSLRVAERQENGDWHVNQWAKKAVLLGFRLKDMEQQDGGPQGGHWWDKVDSKFKGWGDAEWTEAGFRAVPNCIVRKSAYIAPGVVLMPSFVNLGAHVDEGTMVDTWATVGSCAQIGKNVHLSGGVGIGGVLEPMQAGPTIIEDNCFIGARSEVVEGCIVREGSVLGMGVFIGQSTKIVDRETGEVMYGEVPPYSVVVAGSMPSKNGVNLYCAVIVKRVDAKTRSKTGINDLLRD; translated from the coding sequence ATGTCGAATGCCCAATTGGAAGCCGCCATCGAAGCCGCCTGGGAGGCGCGCGATACAATCACCCCGTCCACCGGCGGTGAAACCCGTGAAGCCATCGAAGCAACCCTGAACGCGCTGGACAGCGGATCGCTTCGCGTTGCTGAACGTCAGGAAAACGGCGACTGGCACGTGAACCAGTGGGCGAAGAAAGCCGTGCTGCTGGGTTTCCGCCTGAAAGACATGGAACAGCAAGATGGCGGCCCGCAGGGCGGTCACTGGTGGGACAAGGTCGACAGCAAATTCAAAGGCTGGGGTGACGCAGAGTGGACCGAGGCAGGCTTCCGCGCCGTGCCCAACTGCATCGTACGCAAATCGGCCTATATCGCGCCGGGCGTGGTTTTGATGCCGTCGTTTGTGAACCTTGGCGCTCACGTTGACGAAGGCACCATGGTCGACACTTGGGCCACCGTGGGTTCGTGCGCCCAGATCGGTAAAAACGTGCACCTGTCGGGTGGCGTTGGCATCGGCGGCGTGCTTGAGCCCATGCAGGCCGGTCCGACCATCATCGAAGACAACTGTTTCATCGGCGCCCGTTCGGAAGTCGTTGAAGGCTGCATCGTGCGCGAAGGCTCGGTTCTGGGCATGGGCGTATTCATCGGCCAGTCGACCAAGATCGTCGACCGCGAAACCGGCGAAGTGATGTATGGCGAAGTGCCGCCCTATTCGGTTGTTGTGGCCGGCTCGATGCCCTCGAAGAACGGCGTCAACCTGTACTGCGCGGTGATCGTGAAGCGTGTTGATGCGAAAACCCGTTCGAAGACGGGCATCAACGACCTGCTGCGCGATTGA
- a CDS encoding Hint domain-containing protein yields the protein MSKSSGDWIVDSVNTTEVVVVVDDLDNDGTISNDEWDAAVSGDGNDIGDTGYLYRDGGVSGFLYSTDGTTTFTVGQDVTAIRAAMSNHFEADVSAIVCFAKGTRIATPAGQKRIETLTEGDQVLTANGDSHTIRWIGRREVSAFEMLHAPKLCPVRIRAGALGNQLPEQDLLVSRQHRILIRSKVAERMFGTKEVLIPAIKLVGCTGIEVEDQPRALEYFHILLDDHEILLANGAPAESLFTGPEALKSLSPEAVDEISTLFPEVLERIALQGPAALVPSNQKINRMIARHIKNNKELISS from the coding sequence GTGTCTAAATCGTCTGGCGATTGGATTGTAGACTCGGTCAACACCACTGAAGTGGTCGTCGTCGTTGATGATTTGGACAACGACGGAACCATTTCAAATGATGAGTGGGACGCGGCCGTATCCGGGGACGGTAATGACATTGGCGATACAGGTTATCTGTATCGCGATGGCGGTGTTTCTGGCTTTCTTTATTCAACCGACGGCACCACGACTTTCACAGTTGGCCAAGATGTCACGGCCATTCGCGCCGCAATGTCGAACCATTTCGAAGCAGATGTCTCGGCCATTGTCTGCTTTGCCAAGGGGACAAGGATCGCGACACCCGCCGGTCAGAAGCGGATCGAGACCCTGACCGAAGGGGATCAGGTTCTGACGGCCAATGGCGATAGCCACACGATACGATGGATCGGACGCCGCGAGGTCTCGGCGTTTGAGATGCTCCACGCGCCAAAGCTTTGCCCGGTACGCATCCGCGCAGGAGCCTTAGGCAACCAGCTTCCCGAACAAGACCTACTGGTCAGCCGTCAGCACAGGATCCTGATCAGATCAAAGGTCGCCGAGCGCATGTTTGGGACAAAAGAGGTGCTGATCCCTGCCATCAAGCTTGTTGGATGCACTGGCATCGAAGTCGAAGATCAACCTCGGGCGCTGGAATATTTCCACATCCTTCTCGATGACCATGAAATCCTGCTGGCAAACGGTGCACCTGCGGAAAGCCTGTTTACCGGGCCGGAGGCACTAAAATCCCTCTCACCCGAGGCCGTAGACGAAATCTCGACCCTATTTCCCGAGGTGCTTGAACGGATCGCCCTACAGGGTCCGGCAGCTTTGGTTCCGTCCAATCAGAAAATAAATCGAATGATCGCGCGGCACATCAAGAACAATAAAGAGCTTATAAGTTCCTAA
- the rnr gene encoding ribonuclease R, with amino-acid sequence MSKLPTKKDILNWISENPTQTAKRDIARAFGIRGAARIDLKRILKELEADGHLQKRKKTYRDSDKLPPVSVLSVKGPDADGDLFAYPTEWTGEGAAPRVLLVAKDGDPALAEGERILARLTEVKDEAHAYEGRLIRRIGTNPQRILGIFRKGSEGGRIVPIDKGADKEWRVEPGADDGAKDGELVEAQRSGPKSRMGLPRARVVARLGDPTAPRAVSLIAIHQHGIPDAFPDRVIVEADAHKPAGLKNREDLRHLPLITIDPSDARDHDDAVYAHADDTPGNPGGHVVWVAIADVAHYVTPGSALDNEARKRGNSSYFPDRVVPMLPDRLSGDLCSLHEGVPRACLAVRMVLDAQGNKKSHSFIRGLMQSHASLNYAEVQAAQDGQPNEKCAPLMDEVIAPLYAAYRSARLGREARQPLDLDLPERKIVLDEDGKVASIDFAERFDAHKLIEEFMILANVSAAEELMRLKRPLLFRVHEEPSPEKLEALREVAQASGFTLAKGQVLQTRHLNNLLAQAEGSEFDELINISTLRSMTQAYYFPENFGHFGLSLKSYAHFTSPIRRYSDLIVHRALVSGHGWGDDGLSPQDVETLEATAKHISETERRSMLAERDTTDRYLAAYLSERVGGEFTGRVSGIARFGLFVKLDESGADGLVPLSTLGNEYFRFNADEQTLTGERSNFTLGLGQRVVVRLTEAIPTTGGLALEMLEVEGRKLPRSSARSGGKSGRRKPMTNAKHKAKIKRKVKRSRR; translated from the coding sequence ATGAGCAAACTGCCCACCAAGAAGGACATCCTGAATTGGATTTCCGAGAACCCGACCCAGACCGCAAAGCGCGACATCGCGCGCGCCTTTGGCATTCGCGGTGCCGCACGGATCGATCTGAAACGCATCCTGAAAGAGCTTGAGGCCGACGGCCATCTGCAGAAACGCAAGAAGACCTATCGTGACTCGGATAAGCTGCCCCCGGTCTCTGTTCTAAGCGTCAAAGGCCCGGATGCGGATGGCGATCTGTTTGCCTATCCGACCGAATGGACCGGCGAAGGCGCTGCACCCCGCGTACTTCTGGTGGCGAAAGACGGTGACCCCGCACTGGCAGAGGGCGAACGCATTCTGGCCCGCCTGACCGAGGTGAAGGACGAAGCCCACGCCTATGAAGGCCGCCTGATCCGGCGCATTGGCACCAACCCACAACGCATTCTGGGCATCTTCCGCAAGGGCTCGGAAGGCGGTCGGATTGTGCCGATTGATAAAGGTGCCGACAAGGAATGGCGCGTCGAGCCCGGCGCAGATGACGGCGCCAAGGACGGTGAACTGGTCGAGGCACAGCGCTCGGGCCCCAAGTCCCGCATGGGTCTGCCCCGTGCGCGCGTCGTGGCCCGTTTGGGCGACCCGACCGCGCCTAGGGCGGTTAGCCTGATCGCCATTCACCAGCACGGCATCCCCGACGCCTTCCCCGACCGCGTGATCGTGGAAGCCGACGCCCATAAACCCGCGGGCCTAAAGAACCGCGAAGACCTGCGGCACCTGCCGCTGATCACCATCGACCCATCCGATGCGCGCGACCACGATGACGCGGTCTATGCACATGCCGATGACACCCCCGGAAACCCCGGTGGTCATGTGGTCTGGGTCGCGATTGCCGACGTGGCGCATTACGTGACGCCCGGATCTGCACTGGATAACGAGGCACGCAAGCGTGGCAACTCCAGCTACTTCCCCGACCGCGTGGTGCCGATGCTGCCCGACCGCCTGTCGGGTGATCTGTGCAGCCTGCACGAAGGCGTCCCGCGCGCCTGTCTGGCGGTCCGCATGGTGTTGGACGCGCAGGGCAACAAGAAAAGCCACAGCTTCATTCGTGGGCTGATGCAATCCCACGCCTCGCTGAACTATGCCGAGGTTCAGGCCGCGCAGGATGGCCAGCCGAACGAGAAATGCGCGCCCCTGATGGACGAGGTCATTGCGCCGCTTTATGCCGCCTATCGGTCCGCCAGACTGGGCCGCGAGGCGCGGCAACCGCTGGATCTGGACCTGCCCGAACGCAAGATCGTGCTGGACGAGGATGGCAAAGTCGCCTCGATCGATTTTGCTGAACGGTTTGATGCGCATAAGCTGATCGAAGAATTCATGATCCTCGCCAATGTCTCGGCCGCGGAAGAGCTGATGCGCCTGAAGCGCCCGCTTCTGTTCCGTGTCCACGAAGAGCCAAGCCCCGAAAAGCTGGAGGCCCTGCGCGAGGTTGCGCAGGCATCCGGCTTTACGCTGGCCAAGGGGCAGGTTCTACAAACCCGCCACCTGAACAACCTGCTGGCGCAGGCCGAGGGCAGCGAATTTGACGAACTGATCAACATCTCGACCCTGCGGTCGATGACGCAGGCCTATTACTTCCCGGAAAACTTCGGGCATTTTGGGTTGTCGCTGAAATCCTACGCGCATTTCACATCACCCATCCGGCGCTATTCCGACCTGATCGTGCACCGCGCACTGGTGTCCGGACATGGTTGGGGTGATGACGGGCTGTCGCCGCAGGATGTGGAAACGCTGGAAGCGACCGCGAAGCACATCTCGGAAACCGAACGCCGCTCGATGCTGGCGGAACGTGACACGACCGACCGCTATCTGGCGGCCTATCTGTCCGAACGCGTGGGTGGCGAGTTCACCGGCCGTGTATCCGGCATCGCGCGCTTCGGGTTGTTTGTGAAGCTGGATGAAAGCGGCGCAGACGGTCTGGTGCCGCTAAGCACGCTGGGCAACGAGTATTTCCGCTTCAACGCCGATGAACAGACCCTAACAGGCGAACGGTCGAACTTCACGCTTGGCTTGGGTCAACGCGTTGTCGTGCGCCTGACCGAGGCCATCCCCACCACAGGCGGGCTGGCGTTAGAGATGCTTGAGGTCGAAGGCCGCAAGCTGCCGCGCAGCTCGGCGCGTAGTGGGGGGAAATCTGGCCGTAGAAAACCCATGACCAATGCCAAACATAAAGCCAAAATTAAGAGGAAGGTGAAACGATCCCGGCGGTAA